Proteins encoded in a region of the Sterolibacterium denitrificans genome:
- a CDS encoding lysophospholipid acyltransferase family protein — translation MSFLFSLLSRLPLSILHNLGALLGWIVYLASPTYRRHLRENTAQAGPWAVAARAAAIAEAGKGLLELPYIWLRPQAQVIGQVMRVTGWELIEAAWREERGILLLTPHLGCFEITAQYYGSFRPITVLYRPPKLAWLQPLMEKGRGTHLKLAPADLGGVRSLMKALRRKEAVGMLPDQVPGRGEGIWAPFFGKPAYTMTLAARLAESDDVTVLLIHAERLAYGAGYHVVVQPLGAPLAETLEARVAQFNAALESLIETYPEQYLWSYNRYKAPAGALPPGADAGAGA, via the coding sequence ATGTCATTCCTGTTCAGTCTGCTATCCCGTCTGCCGCTATCGATTCTGCACAACCTCGGCGCCCTGCTCGGCTGGATCGTCTATCTGGCCTCGCCGACCTACCGGCGCCATCTGCGCGAGAACACCGCGCAGGCCGGCCCCTGGGCGGTGGCTGCGCGCGCCGCCGCCATTGCCGAAGCCGGCAAGGGATTGCTGGAGTTGCCTTACATCTGGTTGCGCCCGCAGGCGCAGGTGATTGGCCAGGTCATGCGCGTCACGGGCTGGGAGCTGATTGAAGCGGCCTGGCGCGAGGAGCGCGGCATCCTGTTGCTGACGCCTCATCTGGGCTGCTTCGAGATCACCGCGCAATACTACGGTTCGTTCCGGCCGATCACCGTGCTCTACCGGCCGCCCAAGCTGGCCTGGCTGCAGCCGCTGATGGAAAAGGGGCGCGGCACGCATCTCAAGCTGGCGCCGGCGGATCTGGGCGGCGTGCGCAGCCTGATGAAGGCGCTGCGCAGGAAAGAGGCCGTCGGCATGCTGCCCGACCAGGTGCCCGGTCGCGGCGAAGGCATCTGGGCGCCGTTCTTCGGCAAGCCGGCCTATACCATGACGCTGGCGGCGCGCCTCGCCGAGAGTGATGACGTCACGGTGCTGCTCATCCATGCCGAACGGCTGGCCTATGGCGCCGGCTATCACGTGGTGGTGCAACCGCTCGGCGCCCCGCTGGCCGAAACCCTGGAAGCGCGCGTCGCGCAATTCAACGCGGCGCTGGAAAGCCTCATCGAAACCTATCCGGAGCAATATCTCTGGAGCTACAACCGCTACAAGGCGCCGGCCGGCGCCTTGCCGCCGGGGGCGGATGCCGGAGCCGGCGCATGA